The sequence TTGAGACTTTTCGAGCCAATCCCTTCAATAAGAGCCGTATTGACTAGCTTTGTTATAGTGATGTCACGTGTTCTCTTTTCTCGAGTACTTGGATTTTTTAAATACCACATGACAAGTTTATATTCGCATGCTATCGGTTATTCTATCCATAGTCCTTTCTGTAAACCAAAAGATACCCAATAATCtacatttccttttttttttattgtaaacaAGCCTCTCTTTCCTCTCCctatattaataatttattcattaccTTATTTCCTTCACTTTTATCTCCTCCATTTTTTTCACTCTTCCCATTTTCTCTCAGAGAAATATTTAtacaaatattaaatttatataaatatttctTTACAATGATTTGTttttataaatgttatttacattttaatatttaataaatataatagtaGATAATAAGTTTAATGATAAAGAAATAATaagtattaaaaatataattagagatgatatttattttaatatttgatattttaagCCACTAGAAACTAACTTTTTATATTATTCTAGAAAATGGGAGTAAGAATCTCTTAAAAATTCCCTTCATCTATTAAAATAAGAATCATCAACCCCTAATGATGTTTGTTTTTTTgccaataaatatataacaaagtTTGCTAtacttaattattttgttgtagTGTTTTGCTtcttaatttatagtttttaaccatctcattttatttttattaaaaggggaggttatgttattttttattatttgaatAAGGAAAAATTCAGTTTGTTGATAATAACAAAAGAACTAACTAGATGAAATATAGTTATTCCATTTGTTAGGGTTAGGTCCCACAGAAAAAGGTGTTGATGGGCTGGCCACTTACTAATTATGCACTGTCAGCAGCCCACCTCCACCTCTTCCATTTTTGTCCTTTTCTTTCCATATTGAAAATCACCTATGACCAATATCATAATATCTACAAATATTCCCAATCGGAAATTTACACGTcactcttaaaaaaaaaagaaaaatccccaaCTATATTTTGGTTGGTTGCTATTATACAACTATTGTGTAACTGGTTACTGTATATGTAAccattttctataaaaaaaaatttgggactctatggtttttgtttttttttgaaaagtatcaatcacatacaaaaaaaaaaaaatatcacaggtttaacttttaaaaaatagtattaatttagatatcgataacggattggacacgttATTTCTATTACCTCGTTAAGTTCTAATTTCTCTTTTCacatacaattgacagaacttaacagaGTTTCTGTATCGAGAcataaattggtaccatttttaaacgttaaatctattttagtgctattttgtacataaaatctaaattgatatttctccAAAAACTATAGACTTactttgataccttatcccaaaaAATATATCATCTATATCATctgttttaaatttttacaaATTGTTGTCTGTGATATTTTTGTTACAAATCGAACCTTGTGGTTCGTAaggttttcagttttttttttattttaccaaatttatcaataccgatctcaaaatgaaatttttcaagaattaaataatattttaaacaattttgatttttttaactttttagaGTTTAGGTCATTTACGTGTTTTTTATGAAGAGAAAAATAATGGTTAAAGagagaaaacttcaaaaataatgattttgaaaagtTCAAAAATTAGTTCCGTATTAAAAATGATGGTTtgagctcggctcgtttatcTTGTTCACGAGCTTAGATCGCGAACTACTCACTTATCTGATGAtgattcagaaaaaaaaaacttaaattcCTTCCATATcttttaacctaatttatattttactaTAATATTAAATGAAAGAAGTTTGGAATGGTCAtgtatcaaattataattattaatataaataatattcgaTATTATTCATGAGTTTTTTCACGAGCTTCTACCGAGTTTGTTCATGGCCTCTAtcgatgatgtttgtgaatatTATAATCGAGTTTGGTCATAAACTTGTTCACGAGCATATAACCGAGCCTGCTCGTGAACTCGTCTCTAAATGGTGTTCGCAAGTGGCTCGTTTATATATCGagtcgaaccgaaccgaattgaGCTTTTATTGAACCGACCACTAAGCCTCTTATGATCAGCTCAGCTCATTTACAACctaaaaatataatactaaataattttaattcttgaaattttttatattgaaatcgttatcgaccaaatttggtgaaatcaataaaaaatgaaaattttacaaaACCATACATAATTCATTTGTAACAAAAGAATCTCAGTTACTAATCTACAAAACGTAAAATCACTGAGCATTTACTTaaaattaacttaaaaaaatatgcatacttttttattttttaaatctaTCCTTGTGGAATAAATTTAGTCTttacaaatttaatatttaaatataaaataatacaatCTTATAATAAATGTATGTTAGAAATTAATTTTGAGACtcgttaataaaaaaataattttttttatgtacaaTTTATATTTAGGGGATGTTTGTTTGCTCATTTTTATGttctttttgcattttcacttcaaaatggagagttttaggtgtttggttagtgacatcctgtttgccttttacatctgaaaagcagtattacgtgtttggttagtgatctcctgtttaaagcagctttttacaaaagtagagaatctctgttttttggaaaaacagttttttcaaacagtaacagcaaaccgtaacagaaAACAACAAACGGTAACAGCAAACAAGAACAACAAACAGTATGTAAAACAAAGGGGCCCTTAATGTCCATTTGGTTTCATTCTTCGGAACTACTTTTTCTCTTTTAATTCTAAAAGTGTTTAACACAATTCGAATCAGTTGCTTTTAATAGAAAAACTAATTAACATCTATTATCTATACGCACCGTAAACATTTAACAACAACAAATATCAAACACAAACATAAACAGGATGAACTAAAGAGAGGATGTTAGTCATACTCCAAACTTGTGTTCTAATCACCCAAAAGAAGACATAAAGCTTCACAATTtttgttaataaaaaatgaggTGTAAAATTGCATTGCTAGGTAAATATTGAGtttaaaattatatcattttatatgaATTCTTATATTAAACATCCGGTCTTTCATATCGTTTAAAATGTGTTCAATTCATATTTAAATACATGTATTGTGATTCCactgaataaataaaatagtggtatggaacctcttataatatgtaCGAGTCCATAGATTACACATgataaaaatatgtatataaagtcctccatttgacatggaaaACCGGATATTTCTAATAATTTTCCGTTTTGCAAATAGTAGCTATTCTATTATTTTTtaaggataaagtgcaaaaatactgCTAAGTTTACACATTGAGTAATTTTACATCTAACGTTTAGTGTaatttttacccctaacatagataaattggatcattttgaaaaataatagtctaatacattaccagctccctgaacttgtccataatagtagattggtcctgagtgtctcaccagctccctaaacttgtccataaaaattgattagctccctaaactttgcaagtgtcttaccagctccctaaacttgcttattcggtaacaactaaatacaaaaatcataatactaactcggattaaggtgcaaaaatacctctaacattttggatcaggagtaattttacccctaacgtctaaaatggtgcaattttacccctaactaacattcatcaaactgtcttctcggtcatgaatcttgtcatctcattttatcagtaacaaatcacaaacatatgttgggatgtgaaaaaaaaatatactgacttttgtacgaattggacaaaaaaaattcaaaaaattcactaaatttataaatttgctctTCGGCTACTAATGTTagggagtaaaattgcacaattttagacgttaggggtaaaattactcataatctaaaatgttaggggtatttttgcaccttaatccgagttagtattataatttttatatttagttgttacgaaataagcaagtttagggagtttaCAAAGTTAAGgaagctaataaatttttatgaatAAATTTAGGGAACTGATgatacaaaataagcaagtttaaaaAATTGGTGAAACACTTGCAAAATTCAGGAACCAATTTATTATACTactaaaaataattcatcaaattgtacTGTTGTCAAATTATCTAAGCTTcacatatgattttttttttttttcaatcttACACCTGTTTTTTTATAAGgtataatttctccaattaaaaaacgagaaaattaagaaaaagataatttaatctttttttttttttaatacgtctctatcctcttcctcttctctctttctctctctgtcTTTCTTCATCTCTCTGTTCTTCTGTTAGCTTTTTCTttgctttctctctctcttcattcTTTGCTTCTCTTTAGCATATAACTGAAGAGAAGGACAAGACCAAACGCagagaagagaagaggaagCAAAGCCTTTAAGCACCACTAACAAGACGCATCTTATTTATTTTCTGTCGAATTTTTCAAATTCCTATTACTCTTATTTTGAGAGGAAAAGGGCAAAACAGAAAAAGGGGGAAGAAGATGATGGTTGCAAATAGTTTCGATCTATGGCAAAAGGATGCTTTCTTCACTGCAGCCGAAGAGGTTCAGGAATCTGCTGATGTGTACGTGCTTTCCCTTCTTCAATTTCAAATGGTGTTTGGTTTCATTATTTGTGTTTTGCGTTTGagggttttaattaatttcataagTTTGGTTGAATAAGGGTTCTGATTTCTCCCTTTTTCTTTGGTATGGCATCATTTAATTGCTCTTCATGTACTAGAATCGGTCTAAATCATAGAGCTCTCATGAAGATTGTTTAGGTGTCTGCActgttgtttttctttttcccagTTTTGTTTTCACATATGCTGGAAATGAATACAACAGCTAAATGCTGATTATAACAACAAACGAggttttgtttttaattattaattgttaGGCTTGTTTGCTAGATTGACAACTGcaaaatcatttgaatttcacAGGATATTTCTGGTTTATCAAATTCTGTAATCGTTTAATGCTGTATTTGGTTTTTCAGAATGCAATCAGCATATAGGATGTGGATAAGACAGAAAAAAGAGGGATCAAAACTAGAGGATCTAGATGAACTGTCTCGAGACCTCCAAATTGCATTAGGTACAGCAAAATGGCAGGTATAACTTTATTCTTCAATTTAATATAGTCCACTatactggaaaatatttttccattGGTAGCTGTTTTGCACCACCAAACAACTGACCTGAGAAGTGTTTGGTTAAGTTTAAGAAGAAATAGCTGCTGGTTATTGTTTCTTCCCTAACTGCTACTGTTTCGAAAAGCTTCAGTTTGTTTGTACCATAGCTTTTCGGGTCAATATTGAAGTTGAACTTTGATTGTGAAACAGTTGGAGGTGTTCGAGAGAGCTGTTACAGCGAGCCATGTACACCGTTGTGATGATATTACAGCATCCAGACATAACCATTTTGTGGCAGCCATTGGAAGTCAAATAGCACATGTTGAAGAAGCATTAGGGGGAGCTTTTAAGAAAGGAGGGAAGAAGCAACCTCTGCAATGGGTGAATCTGAATAAAGAAGAATGTGATGATTTAGCCTTATTTCTCTCGGGAACTCCTCAACCTCCACAAATAGTGAAAGATGGTATTACTGCACCGGGCCCTTCAACAAAAGATCCTCTTATGGAGAACCATCATGCAAGAAAAGATGCaaacaaaattcataatgctACCTGTAGCAAAGCTAATTTGAACGGTAAAGATGACATCGTCTTAGATGTAGAAGAGAGAGACATTTCTGTTATGAAAGATGCTATAATCAGTCAATCTGATAAAACATCCGGGAATAGGAGAACATGGAGTTCACCAAATTTTGGTGCTTTGAAGATTGTAATTGCTGATAAGGATGAGCATAGGAATAGATTGCCAACAATTGAGGCTACGCCTAAAGAAAAAGGGTCTAAGACTTTCTTTGGGAAGCAAAAATGTGGAGAACATTCTCGAGCAAAGGGGTTATTTAATCCTTTCAATCAGGTTTGGAAATTTTTGCATTTTAGATTCCCTGaatataattattatagtttgacattataaataagaaaaataaaattatgatgcGATACTACAATCAACTAAAATGGGTTAAAATGTTCAAGATCCATTTAGTAATTGTTTTACAATGTTATGCTTTGGTAAGTTTGGAAGTTTTGTAAAATTCTATCGTTTGGTCAGGTTGGTGGATTCCAAAGGCAATTACAAGCACCTATGCATCTCCAGTTTAGTTGTTCTATCCAATTTACACTAGCATTAATGCTAAGTATTTTTTTAATAGGTACGTTCTTAAATGTGATTAAATTGAACAGCATGTGCTTCTATACAAGGATACACACCAATTACTGctgaattttcttttctttctagtataatttaataaagACCTTGGGCTAAGAGTTGAACTTGGACCAGTTGCAATTTTTGTCTTTGCGACTCTATCTGTTAAATTGCCTGATGTTATGGAGACGTTGATTAGTTGCATAGTTCAGTGTTTAAGTGGTTACAAGGAGAAGGGTTTTTTTCCCCTCAATTACATATTTATGTACGTTAACAACTGATAGTCCAATTTTATATCAAGATAAGCATGAATATCAGACTTTATAGTTCTGTCCTTTTCTTCAGAAGATGCACTTTCATCTACTTTCAGTTGTCATCTCCTAAGGCTAAAAGAAATCCACATGGTTATGCTTGTGTGATTGGTTTTAATTGTATATTACTCaatttttaatcaaaataagCATGAATGTCATGCTTTATGATAGTTAACTATTCTCATGTTACCGAACTTTTATCTGAACTGCCTTGGATGTTCTATTGcaagttcaatttttatatttattctgGAGCTGaccaaaaacataaatctggTTACCCCCAAGATGAGTGATTTCATGTTCTCTAGATACACAATGCTCATAAGTTTCAGTACTATGAAGCACCGACTCGGGTGCGCACACGGCAAAcggtatttttagaaaatatgagacacgggtGCGGCGGGACACGGCAAATTCTATgtaattaattctatatatatatatattagatataaaatgtataaaaaaaaacttgctaaatcacaaaacaaatcgaagaaggaagagaaagaagcTCTAAGCGTTTATAATCGCGATATACAGGTGAGAATTAGATgtagtttaggttttttttttttttgtcaaattttgtaattgaaccataggttttaaaagatttaaaaaaaaccctaaacttTTACATATTTTCACCATTAGCCGAGTCCCCGCCGTGTCCCCCTGAGTCCCCGCCGTGTCCAGCCGAGTCCCATCCGTGTCCCTGCCGAGTCCCATGTCACCGCCGTGTCCCGGCGAGTCCAACACGGCCACGGCGACCCTGGGGAAGAGTCCGTGCTTCATTGTTTCAGTATCATAGAAATTTAATCGTGCAATTAAGCATTTTAGATGGCAGCATGATATTCCTCAATTTCTGATTCTCGGTGAAATCATATTCATTATGTTCTTgttttttctctttgtttttcaGTGCCATTTCTACTATATTCAGCTTGACTGGAAGTGACATCCTACTGCTCATTATGAAGTTGAAAggttatctctctctctctctctctctctctctctcttttttaaaTCAATCTTGCTGCTTCTTTCCAAGTTTAACTAATAGTGGCCCCCAGAATTAGGAATAAAACGTGAAAGTGAGGCAATAGAGAGAGCATTGACTTGGCAAATGTAATGAATtgaaaaacttaaaaatttctGTTTTGTTGTACCTAATGTTTTTGTCACATGaatattttttatgaaaattaccAGGTCTTGCACTTTTCCACCTTGTCAAAATTCAGATAACCCCGGttctaaaagaagaaaaaagacaGATGATTTATCCATATTTGATAATGAGTAGAAGTATCTTTGCACTCTGAAATTGCTTGATTTAAGACTTAGGAAGCATTCTGTTCTTTGGAGTGTCTATTCTTACCCAGAAAGAAGTTTGAGACTGGCATGAGCCAAGTGCTTATTCGTCACTTGACATGTACCATGATCAAGGCGTGAGAGCTTTAAGCTACACGAGTCCTATGAGGCTTAGAGCCAATTTAGCTGCCAAAACATGTTCATTCCACTCGCAGCCGCAGCAAATCACGAATACTTGAATTTGGAAGTTGATGTTTTGTTTTACTTTTAGCGAACAGTTCCAATTAATCGTTTCGAGATTAATCCAATTGTATGGTAAGGTAGAAGTCTTTAAGCATGTATAGAATGGAGCTTGAGGCTTAATTAATTTGGGCTTGTGTTGTTTGATTTGCAGACATGTCCGAAAAGGGTAAAAGAATGCACCGACAACGACGAGGATGCTACAGTTGCGGACAAACGTATTCCGATACGGTTTGGAGTTTGAGACTTAACCAAACCAAGCAGCCGCAAGAATTGGGTGTTTAGATGCCCTAGACTAGACACAAAAAAATGTATATGTATTCTTCATCATAAAAGGATTTCATAATGTACAAAACATCGGATAAACTTCAATTTAAGATCACGACTTCTTCTCGAAATGAAATGTCATTATAATTGTTGAATTCTAGTTTATTTCTTAAACTGAATTCGTATCCAAAATGTTTTGTATTATTTAACCATTGTTTGGAACGAATTTGATGATGagaaacaaaatcaaattttatttctttcaagTCAATTCGTTTatcaaattattttcaaaatttagaAAACATTTTTCATATAAAGAAACTCAACTAATTGAGTTGATATATTTTCCATAAATCACTATCGATTAAATTAAATTCTTATGAAATCGTGTCATATTTGGCATAATTTCCAATTCTAATCACAAAGTAAATTATACCTGTGGTCACTCATTTTCACGATATGGCTACACGGGATTTTTCTTTTCAGATTTTAGCCAACATGACTATTTGTGGAAATTATTCTATAAAAGCTTTAATGAATATGTGAATTGAAAAGTAATGAAATATTTTatgataatttatattgaagtgatgtatttaattattataatatgtttataaaattaaattattatgaCTAACCAAGTAGTATGATGCAGTGTAGAAATTTAATATAGTTGAGAAGTTTAATGTAATGAAAATGGTTTACGAGTATGAAAATAATtccaaatttagttttttttttatgtaaatgcTTATATTTTTCATTAGATGAAAAATATACCAATACAATAAGAAAATcagaaggaataaaaccttataaaatccACAGAGGGacgaaaatgactacaaagagcatgaaaaaccataaaaggtataaaaagcacAGAAAAACAATGAAACATATACTTCTTGGAAATCAAAATCCACAGAAGAGTAACTGCAATCCGATCTTCATCACTCAGACCCTTTCGAACATTCGGATCAaagtcatttcttttgttgcaaccacatagatctattgatccacgtataaaataaatcgtttccgctcttgctaaatccgaagaAGGTATAAATAAAGGAATAATTGTGAGCAAATACAATCCAGACAGATAGAGAGATCTGAAAAGGTATATGGACActgattaaaaagaaaaaataacaaaaagaaaacaaaaaggaaTAATTCCAAATTTAGTTAGTCTCCAAACTTGTGATTCAAAATCCTACAGAATTGAAAATACAATCTAAAATGTTATCATCTTATTTCTAATATATAATTTGAAACactattatataatttaaaataaatatatatatttgtgacAAATAACTTTTGAAAAGAATTTAGACAGAAAGTAATTTAACTTTCTTACAAATAAACTAAAGTTTAAAaatctaaataatataaaaggttaacataaaaaaacaaattaattttaCAAAAATTCATATTGTTTCACCAATTTGCAAATGTGTGTTTGTGTTTTTTTGGTAAAACAGAAtactgagatttttttttttacttacaAATCAAAATCAACGACTTTTAGGTTGACATTGTCAATTTGATACTTAATGGCCTCACAATTAACCTCACaatagaaaatttgaagaattaaatttgtttaatatcatatttactGTGTAACACAATTAACTCAAGTATTGTGTCTTCCAAAAAAATATTGTCCACCCTAAATGGTACATTCCATTTAATATTATGTCCCTAAATAATtggtaaataaatatatactatgtgattcaaaaaaatatatatatatactatgcATATATTAATGACATCTTCTCTCCCATGCTTAAAGcttgaaataataatatcaccAGGCCTTCATAAATGCATCACCAGGAAATTTTCAATTAAAGTAACTTTAATTTCAAATAGATTTCGTAGAAACAACATATATACTTTAGAAGGATTAATGAAATGATGAAAGGAAGCTGCAAATAAGCATAATTTGCATATCAGAATTGTTACCTTGTTTTGAACTGGAAAACTAATGAAATAAATGATTTCGTTTGGTTGAACCTTCGGGTGAATTGAAAATTTATCAATTCAAAAGAGGAAAACCATGACGAACAATGGCGCCACAAATGTATCAAACCCAGAGGAAATATGATTTTGGCCATGCACACGACTATAAACTCCTCCAATGATGTAGAtaagaaataattaataaaactctAACTCAAACATCTATTAACATATAAAAATTTGGAACTCCATATACACACGAGTTAAAGCATAACTAACCCATTTTCAACTTCTAAAACAAatttttaattaagaaaattaattGCAGCTACAAACCAAAAAAGGGTAATTGGAAAAACTAACGAGAGCTACACCAATGATGTTGCACTACCATCGTTCATCACCATACCTGTCACGACAATGACCAGAATAACTGCAAAAGCAATGCTGGCACCATCATACCACCCCTCCTTGATACCCTATGaaagagagaaataaaaaaacatgaaaaagcaACAAAACTAAATCTGTAGCTTTAACAGAAAAACCTAAAAACAGAGGCACAAAGTTCTACAAATACTGACCACaatcagtggcggagccagagctCAAGGTCCGGAGGGGCTCAATtgcatgaagatttttttttaataacgacttaaggctttgaatcatagtagtcaaatcgaaattttcaaatttttgataatataagggtagatttgatcataattggaaaaattaaggtacaaaacaactgagattcaatatgaagtaaggataaggtgcaaaaatactctaatgtttacacctaagaataattttacctctaacgtataaaatggtgcaattttacccttaatattgagagccaagagcaattttatccctaacgttgacaagtttggtcaattggagaaattattcatcaaattatttTCTCGGTAatgaattttgtaactaaaaaatataattaaaaataataaaggagaatgaggttaataatgattaaaaatgatatttaatattgatatttttaaagaagaatgaggtttaagggaaaaaattaaaatgagataaaaagtgaAGAGATGGAGATTTGAACACAAGACCACTTGGATGTAGAGATGCCTTTAATTATCACTACCaccaactatgcaaacttagtttcacgttatataattacattctatattataagtattaattttaactattttgaggGGCTTCTCGGGACTGAACTACTATTCGTCAAGGGTGTTCCGCAGGGTtggagggtcgggagaccctccctTACCCCCCTAGATCCGCCCCTGACCACAATTTAATTTGAAACGAAGACAAAAATTCTCCAAAATAAtctgataaaaagaaaaaagaaaaaagtaggCATCTTGCAGGCATACTGAAGAGCAAGAACATGGGGAGCAACTTATGCAAGCTACAAAGAAGATAAGACCTTGTCTTCGATGAACTAATCAGG comes from Euphorbia lathyris chromosome 8, ddEupLath1.1, whole genome shotgun sequence and encodes:
- the LOC136202747 gene encoding uncharacterized protein, translating into MMVANSFDLWQKDAFFTAAEEVQESADVMQSAYRMWIRQKKEGSKLEDLDELSRDLQIALGTAKWQLEVFERAVTASHVHRCDDITASRHNHFVAAIGSQIAHVEEALGGAFKKGGKKQPLQWVNLNKEECDDLALFLSGTPQPPQIVKDGITAPGPSTKDPLMENHHARKDANKIHNATCSKANLNGKDDIVLDVEERDISVMKDAIISQSDKTSGNRRTWSSPNFGALKIVIADKDEHRNRLPTIEATPKEKGSKTFFGKQKCGEHSRAKGLFNPFNQVGGFQRQLQAPMHLQFSCSIQFTLALMLSIFLIVPFLLYSA